In one Scyliorhinus canicula chromosome 3, sScyCan1.1, whole genome shotgun sequence genomic region, the following are encoded:
- the tmem129 gene encoding E3 ubiquitin-protein ligase TM129 yields MDSPEAAFSLFYVVLSFCFVFTPTEFRSAGVTVQDLLSDQLGSEDLGFVHYHIRRTAATVTVHSLLPLGYYAGMCVASSGEKQFYFLVSEGWLIYLVTAVLIPAAASLVALYWSLNKWGNHPISRSLAHYALPQSGWRAVASSVNTEFRRIDKFASGVPGARVIVTDTWVMKVTTYNVHIAQQQDIHLTLTESRQHELCPDLNTPVQFLTIRVCSINPNVKPFDIRLNSTEYGELREKLHTTVRNAHNVVIHQTLSDMFLDTFKIQVELNQRYNLPGNQELEPCIGCMQTAANIKLIKICQEPNEGDCQQCYCRPMWCLTCMGKWFASRQDQQHPETWLSNRVPCPTCRSKFCILDISIVC; encoded by the exons ATGGACAGCCCCGAGGCTGCTTTTAGTCTCTTCTACGTCGTCCTGTCTTTCTGCTTCGTCTTCACTCCGACCGAGTTCCGCTCGGCGGGGGTGACGGTGCAGGACCTGCTGTCCGACCAGCTGGGCAGTGAGGATCTGGGCTTCGTCCATTACCACATCCGCAGGACGGCGGCCACTGTCACCGTGCACTCGCTGCTGCCGCTAG GTTATTATGCAGGAATGTGTGTTGCATCTTCTGGTGAAAAGCAGTTCTACTTTCTAGTAAGCGAGGGTTGGTTGATTTACTTGGTGACTGCTGTGCTCATCCCTGCTGCTGCTAGTCTTGTGGCATTGTACTGGTCCTTAAATAAGTGGGGCAACCATCCAATATCCAGAAGCCTGGCGCACTATGCCCTTCCACAGTCTGGTTGGAGAGCTGTGGCATCTTCAGTTAATACTGAGTTCCGAAGGATTGATAAATTTGCTTCTGGAGTGCCAGGAGCCCGCGTTATTGTCACTGATACCTGGGTGATGAAGGTGACTACATATAATGTTCACATAGCACAGCAACAGGACATTCATCTCACATTGACTGAATCAAGGCAGCATGAACTGTGTCCTGATCTGAATACTCCTGTACAATTCCTCACAATCCGAGTGTGCAGCATCAATCCGAATGTGAAGCCATTCGACATTAG GCTGAATTCGACTGAGTATGGTGAACTGCGGGAGAAACTCCACACAACAGTTCGAAATGCCCATAACGTCGTCATCCATCAGACTCTAAGTGACATGTTTCTTGACACGTTCAAGATCCAAGTGGAATTGAACCAACGGTATAATCTACCTGGTAATCAG GAACTGGAACCATGCATTGGCTGCATGCAGACAGCAGCCAACATCAAACTCATCAAAATTTGTCAAGAGCCAAATGAGGGTGACTGTCAGCAGTGTTACTGTCGCCCCATGTGGTGCCTGACCTGTATGGGGAAGTGGTTCGCCAGCCGCCAAGACCAGCAACATCCAGAAACATGGCTATCCAATCGGGTGCCCTGCCCGACCTGTCGGTCAAAGTTCTGCATTCTTGACATTTCTATTGTATGCTGA